From one Gemella morbillorum genomic stretch:
- a CDS encoding rhodanese-like domain-containing protein translates to MKKNKILTASIAAVLSLTLAGCSGSAYSVKGDDLMNIQKNEQEKENYLVIDVRDEAAYKEGHLKYAINIPVANIDKSIEAISSWREKKVVVYSDDNNKSKEALDKLTKQGFKNVKIAQNTKEYKYEFVKYTVLNGAKFQDALLDHNANNFFLDARDKKDFEERHAMGAKNVDSKNLDALQSVLPEDKNTPIYVYCYTGNRSSVIAQKLIDLGYKNVFNALDGKKEHNYKFEIADCCKQPSEKTKG, encoded by the coding sequence ATGAAAAAAAATAAAATTTTAACTGCTAGTATAGCAGCGGTATTATCACTAACATTAGCGGGGTGTTCAGGATCAGCTTATTCAGTAAAAGGTGATGACTTAATGAATATCCAAAAAAATGAACAGGAAAAAGAAAATTATCTTGTTATAGACGTTCGAGATGAAGCAGCTTATAAAGAAGGACATTTAAAATATGCTATTAATATTCCAGTTGCAAATATTGATAAAAGTATTGAAGCAATAAGCTCATGGCGTGAGAAAAAAGTTGTTGTTTATAGTGATGACAACAATAAATCAAAAGAAGCGCTAGACAAATTGACAAAACAAGGATTTAAAAATGTAAAAATCGCTCAAAACACAAAAGAGTATAAGTATGAATTTGTTAAATATACAGTATTAAATGGTGCTAAATTCCAAGATGCACTATTAGATCATAATGCTAATAACTTCTTCTTGGACGCACGTGATAAAAAAGATTTCGAAGAACGTCATGCAATGGGAGCTAAAAATGTAGATTCAAAAAATCTAGATGCCCTTCAATCTGTATTACCAGAAGATAAAAATACACCGATATACGTTTATTGTTATACTGGTAATCGTTCATCGGTAATTGCACAAAAACTTATTGATTTAGGGTATAAAAATGTTTTTAATGCATTAGATGGAAAAAAAGAACACAATTATAAATTTGAAATAGCAGATTGTTGTAAACAACCTAGTGAGAAAACAAAAGGTTAA
- a CDS encoding TIGR04282 family arsenosugar biosynthesis glycosyltransferase has product MKEKIILFTRVPKIGTTKTRLYDFMPPTEAVNIQKKLLKKNYDLLAETNRELLVCHDGNSSDDKEMAELISCDKFYYQKGDNLGDKMYNALEEVISDSKVILLGSDIFNLDKDIIEEAFEKLETHDIVINPSEDGGYFLIGMKKAIKEVFDLPSYGDSSVLENLIKVLEKNNLTYYLGRAALDIDIKEDLLYAETGYKNIKLLGAGEYNINFTFDEDNMKKVLRLNMKSQMNLDNQIEYEFETLELLKDSGVTPKPYKLVTTTEYLPYNYLTMEFLKGVALDYTKDMKIASYLLSKVHNTAFDENNLIKAENPFQLMYDECESMASKYLTWENADDKASQYIKDFLRICKELIPPEYKIKNPCIINTELNSGNFLIGNSKEDSCIIDWEKALIGECEQDLAHFLAPTTTFWKTDIVLTPKEIDDFLEDYSQYRNYDRARFDRYLIFNCLRGVTWCSMAYREYSESTKLLTDEFTFKKISSYISYEFLEKISKYFN; this is encoded by the coding sequence ATGAAGGAAAAAATTATACTATTTACGCGAGTGCCGAAGATAGGGACTACGAAGACGCGTCTTTATGACTTTATGCCACCAACAGAAGCTGTAAATATTCAAAAGAAATTGTTGAAGAAAAATTATGACTTATTAGCAGAAACTAATAGAGAACTACTTGTTTGCCATGATGGAAATAGTTCAGATGACAAAGAAATGGCAGAACTTATTTCATGTGATAAATTTTATTATCAAAAGGGTGATAACCTAGGTGATAAAATGTATAACGCATTAGAGGAGGTCATCTCGGATAGTAAAGTTATTTTACTTGGTTCTGATATTTTCAACTTGGATAAAGATATAATAGAAGAGGCTTTTGAAAAACTTGAAACACATGATATTGTTATTAACCCAAGTGAAGATGGTGGATATTTCTTAATTGGTATGAAGAAGGCTATAAAAGAAGTTTTTGATTTACCGAGTTATGGGGATAGTTCAGTTTTAGAAAATTTAATTAAAGTTTTAGAGAAAAATAATCTTACTTATTATTTAGGTAGAGCTGCTCTTGATATTGATATAAAAGAAGATTTGCTTTATGCTGAAACAGGCTATAAAAATATCAAACTATTAGGGGCTGGAGAGTATAATATTAACTTTACATTCGATGAAGATAATATGAAGAAAGTTCTTCGTTTAAATATGAAGAGCCAAATGAACTTGGATAATCAAATAGAATACGAATTTGAGACTTTGGAATTATTAAAAGATAGTGGAGTTACGCCTAAACCATATAAACTTGTGACAACTACCGAGTATTTGCCATATAATTATTTGACGATGGAATTTTTAAAAGGTGTCGCATTAGATTATACGAAGGACATGAAGATTGCGAGTTACTTACTTAGTAAAGTTCACAATACAGCATTTGATGAGAATAATCTTATTAAAGCAGAAAATCCATTCCAACTTATGTATGACGAGTGCGAGAGTATGGCAAGTAAATATTTAACTTGGGAGAATGCAGACGACAAAGCTTCGCAATATATTAAAGATTTTTTAAGAATTTGTAAAGAGCTTATTCCACCGGAGTACAAAATAAAAAATCCATGTATTATTAATACAGAGCTTAATTCTGGTAACTTTTTGATTGGAAATAGCAAGGAAGATAGTTGTATTATCGATTGGGAAAAAGCTTTAATAGGAGAGTGCGAGCAGGACCTTGCACACTTTTTAGCACCGACAACGACGTTTTGGAAAACAGATATAGTTTTAACACCAAAAGAGATTGATGATTTCTTAGAAGATTATAGCCAATATCGCAACTATGATCGTGCTCGCTTTGATAGATATTTGATTTTTAATTGTTTACGAGGCGTAACTTGGTGTTCGATGGCTTACAGAGAATATAGTGAAAGTACAAAGCTGTTGACAGATGAGTTTACTTTCAAGAAAATTTCATCTTATATTAGTTATGAATTTTTAGAAAAGATTTCAAAGTATTTTAATTAG
- a CDS encoding TVP38/TMEM64 family protein, whose protein sequence is MTEFIQSFGVVAPIVYVLMFAILPVFFFPVPILAVAGGLAFGFVEGSLLTFLGASINCYVMFVISRRFGRDWVRNYLARKMKPEQHARIFGVSDEKLMVSLVILRLIPLVPYNMINYGYGLTNISLTKYMIASVLGIVPGTIVFLNFGATSSNVFSKEFLIASLLVILLTVGSIYLSKLVEKREQQKKSQEQE, encoded by the coding sequence ATGACGGAGTTTATACAAAGTTTTGGTGTTGTTGCACCAATTGTCTATGTGTTGATGTTTGCGATACTGCCGGTGTTTTTCTTTCCAGTCCCAATTTTGGCTGTAGCTGGAGGACTTGCATTTGGATTTGTAGAAGGTAGCTTATTAACATTCTTAGGAGCATCTATAAATTGTTATGTAATGTTTGTTATCTCAAGACGTTTTGGGCGTGATTGGGTTCGTAATTACTTAGCGAGAAAGATGAAGCCAGAACAACATGCACGTATTTTTGGAGTGAGTGATGAAAAGTTAATGGTGAGTTTAGTTATATTACGACTTATTCCTTTAGTTCCATATAATATGATAAACTATGGATATGGACTTACTAATATAAGTTTAACAAAATATATGATAGCGAGTGTACTAGGTATTGTACCAGGAACGATTGTTTTCTTAAACTTTGGGGCAACTAGTTCTAACGTTTTTAGTAAAGAATTTTTAATCGCTTCATTACTAGTGATACTATTAACTGTAGGTTCAATCTACTTATCAAAACTAGTGGAAAAAAGAGAACAACAGAAAAAATCTCAAGAACAAGAATAG
- a CDS encoding LiaF transmembrane domain-containing protein codes for MRKKSLIGLLFIIFAISIAFGELNFFPSGTIFLTLGTIILGYFIVRGLTDFDVFGTMLPAALLFIIYNKHFHFAAISTGKVIWIAILLSIGISMLFPKKLKYSFQRKKDRFRGYTKKTETQDYSNVTFGENVRYININELDYFRSTTTFGSTNIYFEKLDTYSIKDVHISITATFGDVKIFVPKEWSVENRISSILGEVNTPFATPNTNDVKIILTGNATFAEVSIIYI; via the coding sequence ATGAGAAAAAAAAGTCTAATAGGTTTACTATTTATTATTTTTGCAATATCAATCGCATTTGGCGAATTAAACTTCTTTCCATCAGGAACTATATTTCTAACTTTAGGAACTATTATTTTAGGGTATTTTATTGTAAGAGGGTTAACTGATTTTGATGTTTTTGGAACTATGTTACCAGCTGCATTACTATTTATTATTTATAACAAACACTTCCATTTTGCAGCTATATCTACTGGAAAAGTAATTTGGATTGCTATTCTTCTTAGCATAGGTATATCAATGCTATTTCCTAAAAAGTTAAAATATAGCTTCCAACGTAAAAAAGATAGATTCCGTGGATATACTAAAAAAACAGAAACTCAGGATTATTCTAACGTTACTTTCGGTGAAAATGTCCGCTATATCAATATTAACGAACTAGATTATTTCAGATCAACTACAACATTTGGCAGCACAAATATTTACTTTGAAAAATTAGATACTTATTCTATCAAAGATGTTCATATAAGTATTACAGCAACATTTGGAGATGTAAAAATATTCGTTCCTAAAGAATGGTCTGTCGAGAATAGGATCTCTTCGATTCTTGGAGAAGTTAATACTCCATTTGCTACTCCAAATACTAATGATGTTAAAATAATTTTAACTGGAAATGCTACTTTTGCTGAAGTAAGTATAATTTACATATAA
- a CDS encoding LytTR family DNA-binding domain-containing protein, with product MKINIKLDSNITDIEVVIKSPELSNDVIAIKDLVEKALASTQKIIFYKDDTEYFIPLSDILFFETDDNKVYAHSYDNFYEVKYKLYELESIIPFYYCRVSKSAIINLQAIYSLEKSFSGASTASFSKSKKTVHISRHYYKIVKEKLKEMR from the coding sequence ATGAAAATTAATATTAAACTTGATTCAAATATTACGGATATAGAAGTTGTTATAAAATCTCCTGAGTTAAGTAATGATGTTATTGCGATAAAAGATTTAGTGGAAAAAGCTCTTGCAAGTACCCAAAAAATTATTTTTTATAAAGATGACACAGAATATTTTATTCCTCTTAGTGATATTTTATTTTTCGAAACCGATGATAATAAAGTTTATGCACACTCTTATGATAATTTTTACGAAGTGAAATACAAACTTTATGAATTAGAAAGTATAATTCCATTTTATTATTGTCGAGTTTCTAAATCTGCAATAATAAATCTTCAAGCAATTTACTCGCTTGAAAAATCTTTTTCAGGAGCGAGTACCGCATCCTTTTCAAAAAGCAAAAAAACTGTTCACATATCAAGACATTATTACAAAATTGTTAAAGAAAAATTAAAAGAAATGAGGTAA
- a CDS encoding viroplasmin family protein: protein MAKFYAVKNGRKVGIFSTWEECQKQVVGFKGAIYKSFKTKEEAEAYLNEREIISEKLEKVEGVYAYIDGSYDRINGIYGSGVVIVDGDQHYEYKHAGNKGEYAELHNVAGELEAAKFVMWYAVDKKISEITLFYDYQGIESWATGKWKTNLDYTKNYKEFADKVSTRVKVNFVKVKAHTGVELNERVDKLAKEAIAEFKKNKM from the coding sequence ATGGCGAAATTTTATGCAGTGAAAAATGGAAGAAAAGTAGGAATTTTCTCAACATGGGAAGAATGTCAAAAGCAAGTGGTAGGTTTTAAAGGTGCTATATACAAAAGTTTTAAAACAAAAGAAGAAGCAGAAGCATATTTGAATGAACGTGAAATTATCAGCGAAAAACTAGAGAAAGTCGAAGGAGTTTATGCCTACATAGATGGTAGTTATGATAGGATAAATGGCATTTATGGTTCTGGTGTTGTTATTGTTGATGGAGATCAACATTATGAATATAAGCATGCTGGCAATAAAGGAGAATATGCTGAATTACACAACGTAGCTGGTGAACTAGAAGCAGCAAAATTTGTTATGTGGTATGCAGTTGACAAAAAAATTTCAGAAATAACATTATTCTATGATTACCAAGGTATAGAATCATGGGCAACGGGTAAATGGAAAACAAATCTTGATTATACCAAAAATTATAAGGAATTTGCTGATAAAGTATCAACTAGGGTAAAAGTTAATTTTGTAAAAGTCAAGGCACACACGGGTGTGGAATTAAATGAACGCGTTGATAAATTGGCAAAAGAGGCTATCGCTGAATTTAAGAAGAACAAGATGTAA
- the tehB gene encoding tellurite resistance methyltransferase TehB produces MEHNLLCFKLTSTLTALSLPREYREGFYTKSGVWTKLIIIKGKMKFVFLDEQLQSIKELNYNKKTDTGFIEPNSIFRISPTSTDLQFHIEFYCEAQDYFFNKYDLGTAHPEVVNAMDYLSPCKVLDLGAGQGRNSLYLASLGCQISAVDTNAKFLQDLVDISVKEKLNLNIFKHEINEANIKDTYDFIVATDVFMYLNPTRISSVIHNMQKQTSIGGYNLIVSALNTIGVPTIPFPFTFIENELLEYYDGWEIIKYEEYKEITKSSPYPYVVLFAKKN; encoded by the coding sequence ATGGAACATAATCTACTTTGTTTTAAACTTACATCTACCCTTACTGCTCTTTCATTACCAAGAGAGTATCGGGAAGGATTTTATACTAAAAGCGGAGTTTGGACTAAACTAATAATTATAAAAGGGAAAATGAAATTTGTTTTCCTCGATGAACAACTACAAAGTATAAAAGAATTAAACTATAATAAAAAAACTGATACTGGTTTTATAGAACCTAATAGCATTTTTCGTATAAGTCCAACATCAACAGATTTACAATTTCATATTGAATTTTATTGTGAAGCACAGGATTACTTTTTCAATAAATATGACTTAGGCACTGCTCATCCCGAAGTTGTTAATGCAATGGATTATCTATCTCCATGCAAAGTTTTAGACTTAGGGGCTGGTCAAGGAAGAAATTCATTGTATCTTGCCTCTCTTGGCTGTCAGATTTCTGCGGTTGATACTAATGCAAAATTCTTGCAAGATTTGGTAGATATTTCTGTAAAAGAAAAACTTAACTTAAACATATTCAAACACGAAATAAATGAAGCTAATATAAAGGATACTTATGACTTTATTGTAGCCACAGATGTTTTTATGTATCTTAACCCCACACGTATTTCTAGTGTTATACACAATATGCAAAAACAGACTAGTATAGGTGGTTATAATCTTATTGTTAGCGCACTTAATACTATAGGCGTTCCAACAATACCATTCCCATTTACATTTATAGAAAATGAATTGCTAGAATATTATGATGGTTGGGAAATTATAAAATATGAAGAGTATAAAGAAATAACAAAAAGCTCTCCATATCCTTATGTAGTACTTTTTGCTAAAAAAAATTGA
- a CDS encoding low molecular weight protein-tyrosine-phosphatase — MVKVLFVCLGNICRSPMAEAVFRDMVEKENLSEKIKIDSAATSSWEHGNPVHHGTREKLAEVGISVEGMYSRPLNDNDLMADYIVGMDDSNIDNIKRFIRGRQAGEVRKLLEYAGRNHIIDDPWYTGDFEATYRDVVQGCEALLEKIKKEKL; from the coding sequence ATGGTAAAAGTGTTATTTGTTTGTTTAGGAAATATTTGTCGCTCTCCTATGGCTGAAGCGGTATTTCGCGATATGGTAGAAAAAGAAAATTTAAGCGAGAAAATAAAAATAGATTCAGCAGCGACATCATCATGGGAACATGGAAATCCCGTTCATCATGGAACTCGGGAGAAATTAGCAGAAGTAGGTATAAGTGTTGAGGGGATGTATTCACGTCCTTTAAACGATAATGACCTTATGGCTGACTATATCGTTGGAATGGATGATAGTAATATTGATAATATTAAAAGATTTATTCGTGGTAGACAAGCAGGAGAGGTAAGAAAACTTTTAGAGTATGCTGGACGTAATCATATTATAGATGATCCTTGGTATACAGGTGATTTTGAAGCGACATATCGCGATGTAGTTCAGGGGTGTGAAGCTTTACTTGAAAAGATAAAAAAAGAAAAGTTATAG
- a CDS encoding GNAT family N-acetyltransferase → MLIRDVNLEDAGRIADIYRPYVENTAITFDYEVPSVDFFEEKISNTLQKYPFLVAEKDGEVLGYAYAGEFYPKAAYAWTTEITIYLDEQVRGEGIGDKLYNELEKRLYDKGICRITSCISYPDEGSVSFHEKHGFRKVAHFQNVGYKFNRWYDVVWYQKDIRDSDIEPEYMI, encoded by the coding sequence ATGCTAATAAGAGATGTAAACTTAGAAGATGCTGGGAGAATAGCTGACATATATCGCCCTTATGTAGAAAATACAGCGATAACCTTTGATTACGAAGTCCCAAGTGTAGATTTTTTTGAAGAGAAGATTAGTAATACACTTCAAAAATATCCATTTTTAGTAGCAGAGAAAGATGGAGAAGTTTTGGGATATGCCTATGCTGGAGAATTTTATCCAAAGGCAGCCTATGCATGGACAACAGAGATTACAATCTATTTGGATGAACAAGTGCGAGGAGAAGGTATAGGAGATAAATTATATAATGAACTTGAAAAAAGATTATATGATAAAGGGATTTGTCGAATAACTTCTTGTATTTCTTATCCAGATGAGGGAAGTGTGTCGTTTCATGAAAAACATGGTTTTAGAAAAGTAGCACATTTTCAAAATGTGGGCTATAAGTTTAATCGTTGGTATGATGTAGTATGGTATCAAAAAGATATAAGAGACAGTGATATAGAGCCAGAATACATGATATAA
- a CDS encoding metallophosphoesterase family protein, translating into MRKIIISDIHGSYYTMKKLLDEVKFNPEEDKLICLGDMCDRGKNTKLVWEYFYNLQKDYSHHVVLLGNHEDMFNLALKEARYNVLDNRRQDHYFRNNGLTTLQSFYPEATIENRRYYFKKFAREYKKLRLWLKKLQTRYESWDYYFVHAGVDFNKNFWNQEHRDIIWIREPYLSSDKKYDKKIFHGHSPIREEPYYDIRENRINIDGGCVYGGKLNIVIINEDGSMLFQQSKQLEEDSYK; encoded by the coding sequence GTGAGGAAAATTATTATTTCAGACATTCATGGTAGTTATTATACTATGAAAAAACTGTTAGATGAAGTGAAATTCAATCCTGAAGAAGATAAACTTATTTGTCTTGGGGATATGTGCGACAGAGGAAAAAATACAAAATTAGTGTGGGAATATTTTTACAATTTACAGAAAGACTATTCTCACCATGTTGTTTTATTGGGAAATCATGAAGATATGTTTAATCTCGCACTAAAAGAAGCGAGATATAACGTACTTGATAATCGGCGCCAAGACCACTATTTTAGAAATAATGGATTAACAACATTACAGTCATTTTATCCAGAAGCAACAATAGAAAATAGAAGATATTATTTTAAAAAATTTGCTAGAGAATATAAAAAATTAAGACTATGGTTAAAAAAACTTCAGACACGCTATGAGTCTTGGGATTACTATTTTGTTCATGCGGGAGTAGATTTTAATAAAAATTTTTGGAATCAAGAACATAGAGATATAATTTGGATAAGAGAGCCGTATTTAAGTAGTGATAAAAAGTACGATAAAAAGATTTTTCATGGGCACAGTCCAATTAGGGAAGAACCTTATTATGATATTCGAGAAAATCGTATAAATATAGACGGTGGCTGTGTTTATGGAGGGAAATTAAACATTGTTATTATAAATGAAGATGGTAGCATGCTGTTTCAGCAAAGTAAACAATTAGAAGAAGATAGTTATAAATAA
- a CDS encoding DUF6176 family protein has translation MIVELTRFRVKPGMSHKVDEWLKFLNDNMEGVLLTLEREKMYVETIFREELNGEEYLYWYSVQGEQGENVETSNHEIDKKHLEYWEQCIDPSFGSKDLITEVVMIPKKIQAMMK, from the coding sequence ATGATTGTAGAACTTACTAGATTTAGAGTAAAACCGGGGATGAGTCACAAAGTAGATGAGTGGTTAAAATTTCTGAATGATAATATGGAAGGTGTTCTTTTAACTTTAGAACGTGAAAAAATGTATGTTGAAACTATTTTTCGAGAAGAATTAAATGGAGAAGAATATTTATATTGGTACTCTGTCCAAGGAGAGCAAGGAGAAAATGTAGAGACGTCTAATCATGAAATAGATAAAAAGCATCTTGAGTACTGGGAACAGTGCATTGATCCAAGTTTTGGTTCGAAAGATTTAATTACCGAAGTGGTTATGATTCCTAAAAAAATTCAAGCGATGATGAAGTAA